The following proteins come from a genomic window of Trifolium pratense cultivar HEN17-A07 linkage group LG4, ARS_RC_1.1, whole genome shotgun sequence:
- the LOC123923945 gene encoding two-component response regulator-like APRR2 isoform X2, protein MVCTANDLQEWKDFPKGLKVLLLQEDITSPSEIRTKLEAMDYNVSTFCDVNEALSAISSRPEGFHIAIVEVSSSSCEGGFKFLENAKDLPTIMTSNNDCLNTTMKCIALGAVEFLSKPLSEDKLRNIWQHVVHKAFNAGASAVSESLKPVKESVVSILQLQTENTQHESRAAVELEKVSQFSDNDHEHYPAPSTPQLKQVERLLDDGDCQEQTNCSTEKESGEHDGESKFVETTCENLNAESTPQQNKSEVTLVQKEAEEFADASKCESVVSPRPQNEKVLNNSESNTMSVNKVGVRSHKCEIKANRKKMKVDWTAELHKKFVKAVEQLGIDHAIPSRILDLMKVEGLTRHNVASHLQKYRMHKRHILPKQEDRKWLNQRDPTQRSYCIQRPIMPGPPSYYSNHTLPPPPLYPMWGQSGTQMAGMQAWGPSGYPLWQPAETWHWQPFPAMHADTWGTPVLPPPQPPCYSYSQNIPAVSNANAVDYMFGMPHSSFDDYPAEDVIDNVVTEAISKPWLPLPIGLNPPSTDSVLAELSRQGISNIPPSNNGYIPN, encoded by the exons ATGGTTTGTACTGCCAATGATTTACAAGAATGGAAAGATTTTCCCAAAGGACTCAAGGTTCTCCTCCTTCAGGAAGACATCACTTCTCCTTCTGAGATAAGAACAAAGCTTGAAGCCATGGACTATAATG TTTCTACATTCTGTGATGTGAATGAAGCCTTGTCAGCAATCTCAAGTAGACCTGAAGGATTCCATATAGCCATAGTGGAG GTGAGTTCAAGCAGTTGCGAGGGAGGTTTCAAATTTCTTGAGAATGCCAAGGACTTGCCAACCATTA TGACTTCAAACAACGATTGTCTGAACACCACGATGAAGTGCATAGCG CTTGGAGCAGTGGAGTTCCTCAGCAAACCACTCTCCGAGGACAAGCTGAGAAATATCTGGCAGCATGTGGTTCACAAG GCATTCAATGCTGGGGCAAGTGCGGTCTCTGAATCACTGAAACCTGTCAAGGAATCTGTAGTCTCCATCTTGCAGCTCCAAACGGAAAACACACAACACGAAAGTAGAGCCGCAGTTGAGTTAGAAAAAGTATCCCAATTTTCTGACAATGACCATGAGCATTATCCAGCTCCTTCAACCCCACAATTGAAACAGGTGGAAAGATTACTAGATGATGGGGATTGTCAAGAGCAGACTAATTGCTCCACAGAAAAAGAAAGTGGGGAACATGATGGAGAATCTAAATTCGTCGAAACTACTTGTGAAAATTTGAATGCTGAAAGTACTCCTCAACAAAATAAATCTGAAGTTACTCTGGTTCAAAAGGAAGCCGAGGAATTTGCCGACGCTTCTAAGTGTGAGAGTGTTGTTTCACCACGTCCACAAAATGAGAAGGTTCTCAATAATAGTGAAAGTAATACAATGTCTGTGAATAAAGTAGGTGTTCGTAGTCATAAATGCGAGATAAAAGCTAATCGGAAGAAAATGAAA GTAGACTGGACGGCTGAGCTACACAAAAAATTTGTGAAGGCAGTGGAACAACTAGGCATTGATCACGCAATTCCTTCTCGAATATTGGATCTAATGAAAGTGGAGGGCTTGACAAGGCATAATGTGGCAAGCCATCTTCAG AAATATAGAATGCATAAGAGACATATCTTGCCGAAGCAAGAAGATCGGAAATGGCTAAATCAAAGAGATCCAACGCAAAGGAGCTATTGTATTCAAAGGCCAATTATGCCTGGTCCTCCATCATATTATTCTAACCATACCCTTCCTCCACCTCCTTTATATCCTATGTGGGGACAATCTGGAACTCAAATGGCTGGAATGCAGGCTTGGGGACCTTCTGGTTATCCCTTGTGGCAGCCTGCAGAAACTTGGCACTGGCAACCATTTCCAGCG ATGCATGCAGATACATGGGGCACCCCGGTATTACCACCACCTCAACCTCCTTGCTATTCCTATTCTCAG AATATACCTGCAGTGAGTAACGCTAATGCAGTGGATTACATGTTTGGCATGCCCCACAGTTCCTTTGACGATTATCCG GCGGAGGATGTTATTGACAATGTTGTGACGGAGGCAATAAGTAAGCCATGGCTACCTTTGCCGATAGGCCTCAATCCTCCTTCCACAGATAGTGTATTGGCTGAGCTTTCCAGGCAAGGCATTTCCAACATCCCTCCAAGCAACAATGGTTATATTCCCAATTGA
- the LOC123923945 gene encoding two-component response regulator-like APRR2 isoform X1, which yields MVCTANDLQEWKDFPKGLKVLLLQEDITSPSEIRTKLEAMDYNVSTFCDVNEALSAISSRPEGFHIAIVEVSSSSCEGGFKFLENAKDLPTIMTSNNDCLNTTMKCIALGAVEFLSKPLSEDKLRNIWQHVVHKAFNAGASAVSESLKPVKESVVSILQLQTENTQHESRAAVELEKVSQFSDNDHEHYPAPSTPQLKQVERLLDDGDCQEQTNCSTEKESGEHDGESKFVETTCENLNAESTPQQNKSEVTLVQKEAEEFADASKCESVVSPRPQNEKVLNNSESNTMSVNKVGVRSHKCEIKANRKKMKVDWTAELHKKFVKAVEQLGIDHAIPSRILDLMKVEGLTRHNVASHLQKYRMHKRHILPKQEDRKWLNQRDPTQRSYCIQRPIMPGPPSYYSNHTLPPPPLYPMWGQSGTQMAGMQAWGPSGYPLWQPAETWHWQPFPAMHADTWGTPVLPPPQPPCYSYSQPQNIPAVSNANAVDYMFGMPHSSFDDYPAEDVIDNVVTEAISKPWLPLPIGLNPPSTDSVLAELSRQGISNIPPSNNGYIPN from the exons ATGGTTTGTACTGCCAATGATTTACAAGAATGGAAAGATTTTCCCAAAGGACTCAAGGTTCTCCTCCTTCAGGAAGACATCACTTCTCCTTCTGAGATAAGAACAAAGCTTGAAGCCATGGACTATAATG TTTCTACATTCTGTGATGTGAATGAAGCCTTGTCAGCAATCTCAAGTAGACCTGAAGGATTCCATATAGCCATAGTGGAG GTGAGTTCAAGCAGTTGCGAGGGAGGTTTCAAATTTCTTGAGAATGCCAAGGACTTGCCAACCATTA TGACTTCAAACAACGATTGTCTGAACACCACGATGAAGTGCATAGCG CTTGGAGCAGTGGAGTTCCTCAGCAAACCACTCTCCGAGGACAAGCTGAGAAATATCTGGCAGCATGTGGTTCACAAG GCATTCAATGCTGGGGCAAGTGCGGTCTCTGAATCACTGAAACCTGTCAAGGAATCTGTAGTCTCCATCTTGCAGCTCCAAACGGAAAACACACAACACGAAAGTAGAGCCGCAGTTGAGTTAGAAAAAGTATCCCAATTTTCTGACAATGACCATGAGCATTATCCAGCTCCTTCAACCCCACAATTGAAACAGGTGGAAAGATTACTAGATGATGGGGATTGTCAAGAGCAGACTAATTGCTCCACAGAAAAAGAAAGTGGGGAACATGATGGAGAATCTAAATTCGTCGAAACTACTTGTGAAAATTTGAATGCTGAAAGTACTCCTCAACAAAATAAATCTGAAGTTACTCTGGTTCAAAAGGAAGCCGAGGAATTTGCCGACGCTTCTAAGTGTGAGAGTGTTGTTTCACCACGTCCACAAAATGAGAAGGTTCTCAATAATAGTGAAAGTAATACAATGTCTGTGAATAAAGTAGGTGTTCGTAGTCATAAATGCGAGATAAAAGCTAATCGGAAGAAAATGAAA GTAGACTGGACGGCTGAGCTACACAAAAAATTTGTGAAGGCAGTGGAACAACTAGGCATTGATCACGCAATTCCTTCTCGAATATTGGATCTAATGAAAGTGGAGGGCTTGACAAGGCATAATGTGGCAAGCCATCTTCAG AAATATAGAATGCATAAGAGACATATCTTGCCGAAGCAAGAAGATCGGAAATGGCTAAATCAAAGAGATCCAACGCAAAGGAGCTATTGTATTCAAAGGCCAATTATGCCTGGTCCTCCATCATATTATTCTAACCATACCCTTCCTCCACCTCCTTTATATCCTATGTGGGGACAATCTGGAACTCAAATGGCTGGAATGCAGGCTTGGGGACCTTCTGGTTATCCCTTGTGGCAGCCTGCAGAAACTTGGCACTGGCAACCATTTCCAGCG ATGCATGCAGATACATGGGGCACCCCGGTATTACCACCACCTCAACCTCCTTGCTATTCCTATTCTCAG CCGCAGAATATACCTGCAGTGAGTAACGCTAATGCAGTGGATTACATGTTTGGCATGCCCCACAGTTCCTTTGACGATTATCCG GCGGAGGATGTTATTGACAATGTTGTGACGGAGGCAATAAGTAAGCCATGGCTACCTTTGCCGATAGGCCTCAATCCTCCTTCCACAGATAGTGTATTGGCTGAGCTTTCCAGGCAAGGCATTTCCAACATCCCTCCAAGCAACAATGGTTATATTCCCAATTGA
- the LOC123921944 gene encoding tobamovirus multiplication protein 2A has translation MACRGFWECLLKLLNFLLTVTGLAMVGYGIYLLVQFSKAPDNSITLSSVSDDQTLVQLGRPMLIALPLSDNIFDDLPKAWFIYLFIGVGAILFVISCFGCIASVTRNGCCLSCYSFLVILLILVELGCAAFIFFDKNWKEEIPSDKTGNFDTLYGFLRENWTIVKWVALGIVVFEALLFILALIVRAANRPADYDSDEEFINPRQQSRQPLLNNRPAGPAPGVPATGTVDARSSRNDAWSTRMREKYGLDTSEFTYNPSESHRFQQVNAQPTEERSRCTIM, from the exons ATGGCTTGTAGGGGTTTCTGGGAATGTCTTTTGAAGCTTTTGAACTTTTTATTGACCGTTACTGGTCTCGCAATGGTGGGTTACGGGATTTATCTGCTCGTTCAATTCAGTAAAGCTCCGGACAATTCTATCACGCTTTCTTCTGTTAGTGATGATCAAACTCTTGTTCAACTTGGCCGACCCATGCTTATAGCTTTGCCTCTTTCCGACAATATTTTTGATGATTTGCCTAAGGCTTG GTTTATTTACTTATTCATTGGAGTTGGGGCGATTCTCTTTGTCATTTCTTGTTTTGGTTGTATTGCATCGGTGACACGGAATGGGTGCTGCCTGAGCTGT TATTCATTTTTGGTAATCTTGCTGATCTTAGTAGAGCTTGGATGTGCAGcctttatattttttgacaaaaactgGAAAGAG GAAATTCCAAGCGACAAGACAGGAAATTTTGATACGCTATATGGCTTTCTGAGAGAGAACTGGACTATTGTGAAATGGGTTGCTCTTGGGATTGTTGTCTTTGAG GCTCTTCTTTTCATCTTAGCCCTTATTGTTCGGGCTGCAAATAGACCAGCAGATTACGATAGTGATGAAGAGTTCATTAATCCAAGGCAGCAATCCCGCCAGCCTTTGCTCAATAATAGACCAGCAGGCCCTGCACCAGGTGTACCAGCTACTGGCACAGTTGATGCGCGTTCCAGCAGAAATGATGCATGGAGTACAAGGATGAGGGAGAAG TATGGACTGGATACATCAGAATTCACGTACAATCCATCCGAGTCACACAGGTTCCAGCAAGTAAACGCACAACCAACTGAAGAGAGAAGCCGTTGTACCATAATGTGA